One Drosophila willistoni isolate 14030-0811.24 chromosome 2R unlocalized genomic scaffold, UCI_dwil_1.1 Seg167, whole genome shotgun sequence DNA segment encodes these proteins:
- the LOC111518849 gene encoding leucine-rich repeat extensin-like protein 5, with protein MSGQPPYGNGPRGWNPRAHNPASPSPSSFLYRPPSPWTTAPSPPPIISGPRPFGHAMSPSPLAQQQVRGQRGGTQMPHPRPQWPTGGGNQSPGLYQPPTLPAGPYYGGAGAGPSPRPYRPAPLQHQNSYGAQPTSSFQLSPTPSPIVCQTPSSDFMYSNRQTPLSHQYPQPAPPPVYLQQPPPPPQPRQHGQDQIDFVGVPLEPPQPKSYVIYDDEEEFGPSTAEIIANQSQDYIDEKLAEYQMTILQLQV; from the exons ATGTCTGGCCAACCGCCATATGGCAATGGGCCGCGTGGTTGGAATCCACGTGCGCATAATCCTGCCTCACCGTCGCCCTCATCTTTCCTATATCGTCCACCGTCGCCATGGACAACTGCGCCAAGTCCACCACCAATAATATCTGGGCCACGCCCGTTTGGACATGCCATGTCACCATCACCGCTGGCCCAGCAGCAGGTGCGTGGTCAACGCGGTGGCACCCAAATGCCACATCCACGGCCACAGTGGCCAACTGGAGGCGGCAACCAATCACCAGGACTATATCAGCCGCCAACACTACCAGCTGGACCCTATTAtggaggagcaggagcaggaccATCGCCGCGTCCCTACCGACCGGCTCCATTGCAACATCAGAACTCATATGGGGCACAACCAACTAGCTCCTTTCAGCTATCGCCCACACCGTCGCCCATTGTGTGCCAGACACCCAGTTCGGATTTCATGTACAGCAATCGTCAGACACCATTGTCCCATCAATATCCACAGCCGGCACCACCGCCGGTGTATCTACAAcagccaccaccaccaccacaaccGAGACAACACGGACAGGATCAGATTGATTTCGTGGGCGTGCCGTTGGAGCCTCCGCAACCTAAATCCTATGTGATTTATGATGATGAAGAGGAATTCGGACCATCGACAGCCGAAATTATTGCGAATCAGTCGCAGGATTATATCGATGAGAAGCTTGCCGAATATCAAATGACGATATTACAGTTGCAAG tGTAG
- the LOC6644444 gene encoding NADH dehydrogenase [ubiquinone] iron-sulfur protein 6, mitochondrial: protein MASKQLINKLTKVGRCGQQWLKPMTTVRQSSTRGDIEKVTHTGQVFDKDDYRNVRFTNAKRYVNENWGIKLIDETAPIETTERVVYCDGGDGPLGHPKVYINLDKPGNHICGYCGLRFVKKDGHHH from the exons ATGGCAAGCAAACAATTGATAAACAAGTTAACCAAAGTTGGACGTTGTGGACAGCAATGGCTGAAACCCATGACGACCGTGCGCCAATCCAGCACACGAGGTGACATTGAGAAGGTCACACACACTGGTCAG GTCTTCGACAAGGATGACTACCGCAACGTACGCTTCACCAATGCCAAACGTTATGTGAATGAGAACTGGGGCATCAAACTGATTGATGAAACGGCTCCAATTGAAACCACTGAGCGTGTTGTTTACTGTGATGGTGGCGACGGACCACTGGGTCATCCTAAGGTGTACATCAATCTG GACAAACCCGGCAATCACATCTGCGGCTATTGCGGTCTCCGCTTTGTCAAAAAGGATGGACATCATCATTAA
- the LOC6644445 gene encoding protein insensitive: MDKQSYKIERVITANGSNFVSTEQNHGRPMLLNAWTQTDMDDFKMLKCLNEDASIEAENRALLEKVRYLEAKLQQHSDLLTQIHATSARIQATTMTRDPPTPPAQQQHQILTPPNSVICAPIQPLQPRHTQVVDYKIITAEDDTDAIEIRLAAESLNSLSSSADSDRLEICLGEEQQQHHHHQQPQQQQQKPHEPQQQHQIQPVQPQILNVKRDRDSIVKNESSPLQFIKRRKLQELNDTNSLNVSSQSKDNVMVSIGPNNTLVPASIFENINWSASSLATRKLLVTIFDRETLATHSMTGKPSPAFKDQHKPLKQMLDPLKIADIIFAVTHKCSASEKEVRNAITTKCADENKMMKIQKGKRLSLQNVDGDKENISIS, from the exons ATGGACAAGCAA tCGTATAAAATAGAGCGCGTCATTACCGCCAATGGATCAAATTTTGTTAGCACCGAACAAAATCATGGACGGCCCATGCTCCTGAATGCCTGGACTCAAACAGATATGGATGattttaaaatgttgaaatgcTTAAATGAAGATGCCAGCATCGAAGCGGAGAACCGTGCATTGCTTGAGAAAGTACGTTACCTGGAAGCCAAATTGCAGCAGCATTCCGACTTGCTCACTCAAATTCATGCCACTTCGGCACGAATTCAGGCCACAACAATGACAAGGGATCCGCCGACGCCACCtgcacagcagcagcatcagatCTTGACGCCACCAAACTCTGTGATATGCGCACCCATTCAGCCTCTGCAGCCGCGGCATACCCAGGTGGTGGACTATAAGATCATTACAGCGGAAGATGATACTGATGCCATTGAGATACGTTTGGCGGCTGAATCCTTGAATAGCCTCAGTAGTTCAGCCGATTCAGATCGCCTGGAAATCTGTTTGGgtgaggagcagcagcaacatcatcatcaccagcagccgcagcagcagcaacaaaaaccacatgagccacagcagcagcaccaaaTTCAACCAGTTCAACCACAAATCTTAAATGTTAAGCGGGATCGAGATTCCATTGTCAAAAATGAATCCTCTCCCCTGCAATTCATAAAGCGGCGCAAACTTCAAGAACTAAATGACACAAACAGTCTCAATGTGTCCTCCCAATCGAAAGATAATGTAATGGTCTCAATTGGTCCCAATAACACACTAGTTCCTGCGAGCATATTCGAGAACATCAATTGGTCTGCCTCCTCGCTGGCTACCCGCAAACTATTAGTTACCATATTCGATCGTGAGACCCTGGCAACACATTCCATGACAGGTAAACCATCACCTGCTTTTAAGGATCAGCATAAGCCGCTAAAGCAAATGTTAGATCCACTGAAAATAGCCGACATCATATTCGCCGTAACTCACAAATGTAGTGCAAGTGAGAAGGAGGTGCGCAATGCCATAACTACCAAATGTGCCGACGAGaacaaaatgatgaaaatccaaaaaggcaaaagactAAGTCTACAGAATGTCGATGGCGATAAGGAGAATATCAGTATTTCTTAA